From the genome of Vicia villosa cultivar HV-30 ecotype Madison, WI linkage group LG2, Vvil1.0, whole genome shotgun sequence, one region includes:
- the LOC131652820 gene encoding hypersensitive-induced response protein-like protein 2 has translation MGQCLGCYQVDQSNVAIKEQFGKFVDVLEPGCHCLPWCFGYQIAGGLSLRVQQLDVKCETKTKDNVFVNVVASVQYRAVADKATDAFYKLTNTREQIQSYVFDVIRASVPKLELDAVFEQKNDIAKSVEDELEKAMSTYGYEIVQTLIVDIEPDVNVKRAMNEINAAARMRLAANEKAEAEKILQIKKAEGEAQSRYLSGLGIARQRQAIVDGLRESVLAFSDNVPGTSAKDVMDMVLVTQYFDTMKEIGASSKSTSVFIPHGPGAVRDIAVQIRDGLLQGNAANL, from the exons ATGGGTCAATGTTTGGGATGTTACCAAGTGGACCAGTCCAATGTTGCTATAAAGGAGCAATTTGGAAAATTTGTTGATGTCTTGGAACCTGGATGTCATTGTTTGCCTTGGTGTTTTGGTTACCAGATAGCCGGTGGATTATCGCTTCGTGTGCAGCAACTTGATGTTAAATGCGAGAcgaaaacaaag GATAATGTCTTTGTGAATGTGGTTGCATCAGTCCAATACCGAGCGGTGGCTGACAAGGCGACTGATGCCTTTTATAAGCTCACCAACACAAGGGAACAGATCCAATCCTATGTTTTTGATG TGATAAGGGCCAGTGTGCCAAAGTTGGAGCTGGATGCTGTCTTTGAGCAGAAGAATGATATAGCAAAATCTGTTGAAGATGAACTTGAGAAAGCAATGTCGACCTACGGTTACGAGATAGTCCAGACTCTCATTGTTGATATCGAGCCTGATGTTAATGTCAAGAGAGCAATGAATGAGATTAATGCAG CTGCAAGAATGAGGTTGGCTGCAAACGAGAAAGCTGAAGCAGAGAAGATATTACAGATCAAGAAAGCTGAAGGAGAAGCCCAGTCCAGGTACCTATCAGGGCTTGGTATAGCTCGTCAACGTCAAGCCATTGTGGACGGATTGAGGGAAAGTGTCCTCGCAttctctgataatgtacctgGGACGTCGGCGAAAGATGTCATGGACATGGTGTTGGTGACTCAATACTTTGACACCATGAAGGAAATTGGAGCGTCATCGAAATCTACATCTGTGTTCATACCACATGGTCCTGGTGCTGTTAGAGACATTGCTGTGCAGATTAGGGATGGTCTCCTTCAGGGAAATGCTGCCAATTTATAA
- the LOC131652822 gene encoding uncharacterized protein LOC131652822, translated as MKNLFHRACGKRIVDMFGKIRKKATKSDWMGEKVYAYLLDGWESDDFKKTSQQNKTNRASTRGGAVHTTGRKAHHDVAKELEKKLGRPLNPDELFMATHKKRNGKWVDRRAEKTHEDYVNRLTQATQNDKIVDGSEKLQLWKEAAGGKSRGRCYGTGLMAVNVQYGVSCLTEVTVSNPNREADSQAIEAAKAEASRAREEAALANARAEKAIAETADLKRQFEEFQKQLWALQSGQTGPSHGHYDDDDNDSLDLEEMSDGC; from the exons atgaaaaatttgtttCATAGAGCTTGTGGTAAAAGAATAGTTGATATGTTTGGTAAGATTAGGAAAAAGGCGACAAAGTCGGACTGGATGGGTGAAAAGGTTTATGCGTATCTTCTTGACGGGTGGGAGAGCGACGATTTCAAAAAGACCTCTCAACAAAATAAGACAAATCGAGCATCAACCAGAGGTGGGGCGGTCCATACTACAGGACGTAAAGCTCATCACGATGTTGCTAAAGAATTG GAGAAGAAGTTAGGCCGACCACTAAATCCTGATGAGCTATTCATGGCCACTCACAAAAAGAGGAATGGGAAGTGGGTTGACCGTCGTGCAGAGAAAACACAT GAAGATTATGTGAATCGTTTGACACAAGCCACACAAAATGATAAAATTGTGGATGGGTCAGAAAAGCTACAATTATGGAAAGAAGCTGCCGGCGGTAAGTCACGAGGCCGGTGTTACGGAACTGGCCTAATGGCGGTTAACGTACAATATGGAGTGTCTTGCTTGACAGAAGTGACCGTTTCAAACCCGAATAGAGAAGCGGATAGCCAAGCCATTGAGGCGGCTAAAGCTGAGGCTTCTAGAGCACGTGAAGAGGCTGCATTAGCTAATGCACGTGCAGAAAAAGCTATAGCCGAGACAGCAGATTTGAAAAGGCAATTTGAAGAATTTCAGAAACAGCTGTGGGCTTTGCAGTCGGGTCAGACGGGTCCTTCTCATGGCCATtacgatgatgatgataatgattcaTTGGATCTAGAGGAAATGAGTGATGGATGTTGA
- the LOC131652819 gene encoding hypersensitive-induced response protein 1 produces the protein MGQALGCYQVDQSNVAIKEQFGRFIDVLEPGCHCLPWCLGYQIAGGLSLRVQQLDVKCETKTKDNVFVNVVASVQYRAVADKASDAFYKLTNTREQIQSYVFDVIRASVPKLELDAVFEQKNDIAKAVEDELEKAMSTYGYEIVQTLIVDIEPDVNVKRAMNEINAAARMRLAANEKAEAEKILQIKKAEGEAESKYLSGLGIARQRQAIVDGLRDSVLAFSENVPGTSAKDVMDMVLVTQYFDTMKEIGASSKSSSVFIPHGPGAVRDIAVQIRDGLLQGNAANL, from the exons ATGGGTCAAGCTTTGGGATGCTACCAAGTGGATCAGTCGAATGTAGCTATCAAAGAGCAATTTGGAAGATTTATCGATGTTTTGGAACCTGGATGTCATTGTTTGCCTTGGTGTCTTGGTTACCAGATAGCTGGTGGATTATCGCTCCGTGTCCAGCAACTTGATGTTAAATGCGAGACGAAAACAAAG GATAATGTTTTCGTCAATGTTGTTGCGTCTGTACAATACCGCGCTGTGGCTGACAAAGCGTCTGATGCCTTTTACAAGCTCACCAACACAAGGGAACAGATCCAGTCATATGTTTTTGATG TCATAAGGGCCAGTGTGCCAAAGTTGGAGCTGGATGCTGTTTTTGAGCAGAAGAATGATATAGCAAAGGCTGTTGAAGATGAGCTTGAGAAAGCGATGTCGACCTACGGTTACGAGATAGTCCAGACTCTCATTGTTGATATCGAGCCTGATGTCAATGTCAAGAGAGCGATGAATGAGATCAATGCAG CTGCGAGAATGAGGTTGGCTGCAAATGAGAAAGCTGAAGCAGAAAAGATACTGCAGATCAAGAAAGCTGAAGGAGAAGCCGAGTCCAAGTATCTATCAGGACTCGGTATAGCTCGTCAACGTCAAGCTATCGTGGATGGACTGAGGGACAGTGTTCTCGCATTCTCTGAGAACGTACCCGGGACATCAGCTAAAGATGTCATGGACATGGTGCTGGTGACTCAATACTTTGACACCATGAAGGAAATTGGAGCGTCCTCAAAATCTTCATCTGTGTTCATACCACATGGTCCTGGTGCTGTCAGAGACATTGCTGTGCAGATTAGGGATGGCCTCCTTCAGGGAAATGCTGCAAATCTATAA